A part of Girardinichthys multiradiatus isolate DD_20200921_A chromosome 12, DD_fGirMul_XY1, whole genome shotgun sequence genomic DNA contains:
- the nipsnap1 gene encoding protein NipSnap homolog 1: MATGYRSLQTTGHILNRCPVYLHQASRRFSESSDKGWFRSLFVHKVDARKDAHSNLLSKKETSNLYKIQFHDVKPECLDAYNNLEAEVQNRLHQDQEFPCEVVGSWNTWYGEQDQAVHLWRYRGGYPALTECLQKLRANKEYLGFRKERAKMLISRRNQLLLEFSFWNEPSPRKGPNLYELRTYKLKPGTMIEWGNRWARAIKHRQENNEAVGGFFSQIGDLYVVHHLWAYESLQSRDETRNSAWQKEGWDTNVYYTVPLVRSMESRLMIPTKSSPLQ; the protein is encoded by the exons GAGGTTTTCAGAAAGCAGCGACAAGGGTTGGTTCCGCTCCTTATTTGTGCACAAGGTGGATGCGAGGAAAGATGCTCACTCCAACCTGCTGTCAAAGAAAGAGACCAGCAACCtgtataaaatccagt TTCATGACGTGAAACCTGAGTGCCTGGACGCATACAACAACCTGGA GGCTGAAGTGCAAAACAGACTCCATCAGGATCAGGAGTTCCCATGTGAGGTTGTCGGAAGCTGGAATACCTGGTATGGAGAGCAAGATCAAGCTG TGCATCTGTGGCGATATAGAGGAGGCTATCCAGCTCTGACTGAATGCCTGCAGAAATTACGAGCCAACAAG GAGTACTTGGGCTTTCGGAAAGAGAGGGCGAAAATGTTGATTTCAAGGCGAAATCAGCTTCTTCTGGAGTTTAGCTTTTGGAATGAACCTTCACCAAGAAAAGGACCAAACCTCTATGAACTGCGCACCTACAAACTTAAG CCAGGAACCATGATTGAATGGGGCAACCGCTG GGCAAGGGCaatcaaacacagacaggaaaacAACGAGGCAGTGGGTGGGTTCTTCTCCCAAATTGGTGACCTGTATGTTGTTCATCACTTGTGGG ccTATGAAAGCCTTCAGTCACGAGACGAGACAAGAAACTCTGCCTGGCAGAAAGAGGGCTGGGATACAAACGTGTATTATACAG TGCCTTTGGTGAGGAGCATGGAGTCTAGATTGATGATTCCAACCAAGAGTTCACCTTTACAGTGA